One Bufo gargarizans isolate SCDJY-AF-19 unplaced genomic scaffold, ASM1485885v1 original_scaffold_1010_pilon, whole genome shotgun sequence genomic window carries:
- the LOC122922873 gene encoding gastrula zinc finger protein XlCGF17.1-like, protein MMEEHQPLISQENPSKKCENVMLPLDEDILQRSSGENLITLNVYPGLHSTDLSYNPPNYEEPSSDQLQIVTASTSQKRIKRFHCGKESTNSSGLSTHRRRHKGEKMYSCSECGKCFTQKSNLVKHERIHTGGKPYSCSECGKCFTEKSNLVKHQRCHKGEKAYTCSECEKCFTRKSNLVRHKRCHTGEKAYSCSECGKCFRQKSHLVLHERIHTGEKLFSCLECGKCFTQKSNLVIHGRIHTGEKPYSCLECGKCFTEKSNLVKHERRHTGEKAYTCSECGKCFTRKSNLVKHERSHTGEKPYSCSECGKRFSDISSLLKHKRNHT, encoded by the exons atgatggaggagcaccagcctcttatatcacagg AAAATCCCAGTAAGAAATGTGAAAATGTCATGTTACCACTAGATGAAGATATCCTGCagcgctcttcaggagaaaacctcATTACCCTTAATGTATatccaggacttcacagtacagatctgtCATATAATCCTCCTAATTATGAGGAACCTTCTTCTGACCAATTACAGATTGTTACTGCAAGTACAAGTCAGAAAAGGATTAAAAGGTTTCATTGTGGTAAAGAATCCACAAACAGCTCAGGACTTTCTACACACCGAAGACGTCACAAAGGAGAGAAaatgtattcatgttcagaatgtgggaaatgtttcacacagaaatcaaatcttgttaagcatgagagaattcacactgggggaaagccgtattcatgttcagaatgtgggaaatgttttacagagaaatccaatcttgttaaacatcagagatgtCACAAAGGAGAGAAAGCAtatacatgttcagaatgtgagaaatgtttcacacgaaaatcaaatcttgttagacataagagatgtcacacaggagagaaagcatattcatgttcagaatgtgggaaatgttttagacaaaaatcacatcttgttttacatgagagaattcacacaggagagaagctattttcatgtttagaatgtgggaaatgtttcacacAGAAATCCAATCTTGTTATACATGGGAGAATTCACACTGgggaaaagccatattcatgtttagaatgtgggaaatgttttacagagaaatcaaatcttgttaaacatgaaagacgtcacacaggagagaaagcatatacatgttcagaatgtgggaaatgtttcacaaggaaatcaaatcttgttaaacatgagagaagtcacacaggagagaaaccatattcatgttcagaatgtgggaaacgttttTCAGATATATCAAGCCTTCTAAAACATAAGAGGAATCACACATGA